From Chloroflexota bacterium, the proteins below share one genomic window:
- a CDS encoding glycerophosphodiester phosphodiesterase, protein MLQPFGARKGPFVIGHRGAAGYAPENTMAAFQRGLALRADAVELDVNLSKDGELMVIHDPTLNRTTNGSGLVCHHTAAEIQALDAGSWFDPSFSDCRVPTLREVLQWAKDRTKVVIELKNGPIFYPDIEVALVRLLDELNVRDQIMAISFDHVVLGQLKAIAPDVATGVIYASRVPDAPAMAKLVNADLVMPYWAMLTREEVEACHAADLFVSPWGGPEQDYQHILSLGVDAVGADYPDRPRQFMVD, encoded by the coding sequence GTGTTACAGCCGTTTGGCGCACGCAAAGGGCCATTTGTAATTGGGCATCGCGGAGCAGCAGGCTATGCTCCTGAAAATACCATGGCGGCTTTTCAACGTGGCTTGGCTTTACGCGCCGATGCCGTGGAATTAGATGTTAATTTGAGCAAAGATGGCGAGTTGATGGTGATTCATGATCCAACGCTCAATCGCACTACCAACGGCTCAGGTCTAGTGTGTCACCACACTGCCGCCGAAATTCAGGCGCTTGATGCTGGCTCATGGTTCGATCCATCGTTCAGCGATTGCCGCGTGCCAACTTTGCGCGAGGTTTTGCAATGGGCCAAGGATCGCACCAAAGTGGTGATTGAACTAAAAAATGGCCCGATTTTCTACCCCGATATCGAAGTGGCCTTGGTACGTTTGCTTGATGAATTGAATGTGCGCGATCAAATCATGGCGATTTCGTTTGATCATGTGGTATTAGGCCAGCTCAAAGCAATTGCGCCTGACGTGGCAACTGGGGTGATTTATGCCTCGCGCGTGCCCGATGCGCCGGCTATGGCTAAATTGGTGAATGCCGATTTGGTGATGCCCTACTGGGCGATGTTGACGCGTGAGGAAGTTGAAGCTTGCCATGCTGCCGATTTGTTCGTTAGCCCATGGGGCGGCCCTGAACAAGATTATCAACATATTTTGAGCTTGGGGGTTGATGCGGTTGGCGCTGATTATCCCGATCGTCCACGCCAATTTATGGTTGATTAA
- a CDS encoding serine protease, producing the protein MHLSVRRYARVAVVLSVLGLSLAQGDVTLAKKEVEVTVDPHTIVASDGKPVDVITDGIVYDQFGAYIAGNAGTGVLAEDDRAEAVDPNALPATQSGSQEGLNSVIGTDNRVRITATTSDPYRRIGQITFSSGGGNYICTGWLISANTVATAGHCLWSNNAWVTNVKFYPGRNGTSNPYGGCNATKLFTVSQWQTSGSPNYDYGAFKINCSVGNQTGWFGLRAPSSTGLVGQVTNIAGYPGDKASGTMWFHSDTVRSYTSLRLSYANDTYGGQSGSPIWNSSGSCTNCSIGVHTNGGTSTNSGTRITSTVLSNFNTWINTAP; encoded by the coding sequence ATGCATCTATCTGTTCGGCGGTACGCACGGGTCGCGGTGGTTTTGAGCGTTTTAGGCTTGAGCTTGGCCCAAGGCGATGTGACCTTGGCCAAGAAAGAAGTCGAAGTTACGGTTGACCCACATACTATCGTGGCCAGTGATGGGAAGCCTGTAGACGTTATTACTGATGGCATTGTTTATGATCAATTTGGGGCGTATATCGCTGGTAACGCAGGAACTGGTGTTTTAGCCGAAGATGATCGAGCCGAAGCCGTTGACCCCAATGCTTTGCCTGCAACCCAAAGTGGCAGCCAAGAAGGCCTAAATTCGGTAATTGGGACTGATAATCGGGTGCGGATCACGGCAACGACCTCAGACCCCTATCGTCGGATTGGCCAAATTACTTTTAGCAGCGGCGGCGGCAACTATATTTGTACCGGTTGGTTGATCAGCGCCAACACCGTGGCAACCGCTGGTCACTGTCTCTGGAGCAACAACGCTTGGGTCACCAACGTTAAGTTCTACCCAGGCCGTAATGGCACATCAAACCCCTACGGCGGCTGTAACGCCACCAAACTCTTTACGGTTTCACAATGGCAAACCAGTGGCAGCCCCAACTACGATTATGGTGCATTCAAAATTAATTGTAGCGTTGGCAACCAAACTGGCTGGTTCGGCTTGCGTGCGCCAAGCAGCACTGGCTTAGTTGGCCAAGTAACCAATATTGCTGGCTACCCAGGCGATAAAGCTTCAGGCACGATGTGGTTCCACTCTGATACCGTGCGCAGCTACACCAGCTTACGCCTCTCGTATGCCAACGACACCTATGGCGGCCAAAGTGGCTCGCCAATTTGGAACAGCAGCGGCAGCTGCACCAACTGTTCGATTGGCGTACACACCAACGGCGGCACTAGCACCAACTCTGGTACACGGATCACCTCAACCGTCTTGAGCAACTTTAACACCTGGATCAATACCGCGCCATAA
- a CDS encoding C25 family cysteine peptidase, which produces MWHYLALFGILCSFAFNPPQHASAQPAIQTRATINETPNGLQIEWQAAKAVRPFAVLVADAWQFQPTLQALSLDHQSINQLVDLPVPMIVLREGRFRGQRLVVLQPQTTFNQQTITQASVSVSNAQLLNDPHRLIDQPFQLPKSVPSPQLGQGWRVIVNQAGMQQLTGASLEQAGINLATLERYSLQLWYKNQQLAIEEQGTLDGSFDRNDAIWFYQPSVGDRWNTTSSVWLKIGAAHSSPKIQQISIDPTGLPTSTQAYQTSTWYAPKIYDSLQAGNDGDHWFSADLKAGPDLNPITQQIWLTSTLPLATGPSTVTLNGIVYTSAATSIAITSSQRINLNLNSGIFTKSAQLAPSQNLQLAIASTQQINGISLDRLVWQRPVLLNANYQSFQWQALRKANYQISNQPNQAVSYNVSNPWQPQRMQFQNNTLAANPGDYLLVNPANLPQPSIQASATVNWATPAKTIYLAPKQWHSLIQPLINRRQQQGWQPLLVDVQAIYDRWSSGNVDPLAIRNFMRYLASTWSQAPQSLVLVGDGTIDPLNYLGRNNPNIIPPLPAYSDPWLGEVACDTCFVQLDGANPLDDPMPDLQIGRLPAKTSTEVSNLINKINAYENAPADLRWRSRQVYIADNYKTANGQADYAGDFAALSDAMLSYQPSQLDIQRIYYDPWRKTNNGLPQTDPWRIASADQARQKTFEQLNQGAAVVTYVGHSHQYQWAITDLSNSQPYLLSLYDSDRLQNSPALPMILEMTCLTSAFQTPAWSGTSLDERLVLQPQGGAIATWGSAGLGVAHGHDLLNEGWWQRMWSNPSQTPIGTGVLAGLLHLFSDGGCCQDSLQSSILLGDPNSLLQHQERQAIYLPAIIK; this is translated from the coding sequence ATGTGGCATTATCTTGCTCTTTTTGGCATTCTTTGTTCGTTCGCCTTCAATCCACCACAGCATGCCTCGGCGCAACCAGCAATTCAAACTCGCGCAACCATCAATGAAACCCCAAACGGTTTACAAATCGAATGGCAAGCGGCCAAAGCAGTGCGGCCATTTGCCGTTTTAGTCGCCGATGCTTGGCAATTTCAGCCAACGCTCCAAGCGCTTAGTCTCGATCACCAAAGCATCAATCAACTCGTCGATTTGCCAGTACCAATGATTGTGTTGCGCGAAGGTCGGTTTCGCGGCCAACGCTTGGTCGTGCTGCAACCCCAAACAACATTCAATCAACAAACTATTACCCAAGCCAGCGTCTCTGTTAGTAACGCCCAATTGTTGAATGATCCTCATCGCTTGATTGATCAGCCGTTTCAATTACCCAAAAGCGTGCCCAGCCCGCAACTAGGCCAAGGCTGGCGCGTCATTGTCAATCAAGCAGGCATGCAGCAATTAACGGGTGCAAGCTTGGAGCAAGCAGGCATTAACTTAGCTACCCTCGAACGTTATAGCCTGCAACTGTGGTATAAAAATCAACAATTGGCGATTGAGGAGCAAGGCACGCTCGACGGCAGCTTTGATCGCAACGATGCAATTTGGTTTTATCAACCCAGTGTTGGCGACCGTTGGAATACAACCAGCAGTGTGTGGCTCAAAATCGGGGCCGCCCACAGCAGCCCAAAAATCCAGCAAATCAGCATCGATCCAACTGGCCTGCCAACCAGCACCCAAGCCTACCAAACCAGCACATGGTATGCTCCAAAAATCTATGATTCGTTGCAGGCTGGCAATGATGGTGACCATTGGTTTAGCGCCGATTTAAAGGCTGGCCCAGATCTCAACCCAATTACCCAGCAAATTTGGCTCACCAGCACCTTGCCACTCGCGACTGGCCCAAGCACAGTTACCTTGAATGGTATTGTCTACACCAGCGCTGCCACCAGCATAGCAATCACCAGCAGCCAACGGATCAATCTTAATTTGAATAGTGGTATTTTTACCAAATCGGCTCAACTTGCGCCAAGCCAAAACCTGCAACTGGCAATCGCCAGCACCCAGCAAATCAATGGGATTTCGCTTGATCGGCTGGTTTGGCAGCGGCCTGTGCTGCTCAACGCCAACTACCAATCGTTTCAATGGCAAGCATTACGTAAAGCCAATTATCAAATTAGCAACCAGCCCAACCAAGCAGTCAGCTATAACGTGAGCAATCCATGGCAACCACAGCGCATGCAATTTCAAAATAATACGCTGGCCGCCAATCCAGGCGATTATCTGTTGGTCAATCCCGCCAACCTTCCACAGCCCAGCATCCAAGCCAGCGCCACGGTTAATTGGGCTACACCCGCCAAAACAATCTACCTTGCACCCAAGCAATGGCATAGCCTTATTCAACCATTAATCAATCGTCGTCAGCAGCAGGGTTGGCAGCCTTTGTTAGTCGATGTTCAGGCGATTTATGATCGTTGGAGCAGCGGCAATGTTGATCCGTTGGCGATTCGCAATTTTATGCGCTACCTCGCCAGCACATGGTCGCAAGCACCTCAATCGTTGGTTTTAGTTGGTGATGGCACGATCGATCCGTTGAATTATCTAGGCCGCAACAATCCAAATATAATTCCACCATTGCCTGCCTATAGCGATCCATGGCTTGGCGAAGTTGCCTGCGACACGTGTTTTGTCCAACTTGATGGCGCGAATCCCTTGGATGACCCAATGCCCGACCTACAAATTGGGCGCTTGCCCGCCAAAACCAGCACCGAAGTCAGTAACTTAATCAACAAAATCAACGCTTACGAAAACGCTCCAGCCGATCTGCGCTGGCGTTCGCGCCAAGTCTATATTGCTGATAATTACAAAACAGCCAATGGTCAGGCCGATTATGCTGGCGATTTTGCAGCATTGAGCGATGCAATGCTCAGCTATCAACCAAGTCAGCTCGATATTCAGCGCATCTATTACGACCCTTGGCGCAAAACCAACAACGGTCTGCCACAAACTGATCCTTGGCGGATTGCCAGCGCCGACCAAGCTCGCCAAAAAACCTTTGAGCAACTTAATCAAGGGGCGGCAGTAGTGACCTACGTTGGCCATAGCCATCAATATCAATGGGCCATTACCGATTTGAGCAATAGCCAGCCCTATCTGTTGAGTTTGTACGATAGCGACCGCTTGCAAAATAGCCCAGCCCTGCCGATGATCTTGGAGATGACTTGTTTGACGAGTGCCTTTCAAACCCCCGCGTGGAGTGGTACGAGCCTTGATGAACGTTTGGTGTTACAACCGCAGGGTGGCGCAATTGCCACTTGGGGTTCAGCGGGCTTAGGTGTGGCCCATGGTCATGATTTGCTCAACGAAGGCTGGTGGCAACGCATGTGGAGCAATCCTAGCCAAACACCCATTGGTACAGGAGTACTAGCAGGCTTATTGCACTTGTTCAGCGATGGTGGCTGTTGCCAAGATAGCCTGCAAAGCTCGATTCTTTTGGGTGATCCCAACAGCTTATTACAACACCAAGAGCGTCAAGCTATCTACCTACCAGCAATTATTAAATAA
- a CDS encoding sigma-70 family RNA polymerase sigma factor, translating into MQKPWEIDATYYQEESELIQALRRRERMACTCLLKRHASRLYHVALRMVGDADEAEDVIQESFIEACRKIEQYRGDGALGAWLQRIVVNACFMRLRRKRAQTVPIDEQFDLESASPRPELWVLDRELSAELRSAIEQLPESLRTALIARDIEHYSTEEAANLLQITPSALKVRLHRARAALRDILAQGSETAEPAIDHLTDQMLETLCTAEPSPSIARQSSK; encoded by the coding sequence ATGCAAAAGCCATGGGAAATTGATGCCACCTACTATCAAGAGGAATCAGAGTTGATTCAGGCCTTGCGGCGGCGTGAGCGTATGGCTTGTACTTGCCTGCTAAAACGCCATGCTTCACGTTTATATCATGTGGCCCTCCGCATGGTGGGTGATGCCGATGAAGCCGAAGATGTAATTCAAGAGAGCTTTATTGAAGCGTGCCGTAAAATCGAGCAATATCGTGGTGATGGTGCCTTGGGCGCGTGGCTCCAACGCATTGTGGTCAATGCCTGTTTTATGCGGTTGCGGCGCAAGCGAGCACAAACCGTGCCAATCGACGAGCAGTTTGATTTGGAGAGTGCCAGCCCACGGCCTGAATTATGGGTTTTGGATCGTGAGTTGAGTGCTGAATTACGCAGCGCGATCGAGCAATTGCCCGAAAGCTTGCGGACGGCCTTGATTGCCCGGGATATTGAGCATTACAGCACCGAGGAAGCCGCCAATTTATTGCAGATAACACCCTCGGCATTGAAAGTGCGGTTACATCGAGCACGTGCGGCCTTGCGCGACATTTTGGCTCAAGGCAGCGAAACGGCTGAGCCAGCGATCGATCATCTGACTGATCAGATGTTGGAAACACTATGCACCGCTGAACCCAGCCCGTCAATAGCCCGCCAGTCATCGAAATAG
- a CDS encoding MBL fold metallo-hydrolase → MFFQRLYHDGLAQASYLVGCQKTGEALVIDPHRDSAVYLNAAQAAGLRISAITETHIHADFVSGSRELAQITGAKLYLSAAGTAAWQYAFASSSPNVQLINDGDSWMVGNLKIEVLHTPGHTPEHMIFMLTDTPAGDEPMGIFTGDLLFAGDVGRPDLLEKAAGIQGTSEAGAKDLFKSLQRVAALPDFLQVWPGHGSGSACGKALGAVPQSTLGYEKKVNWAFKYHNEGDFVAAVLDGQPTPPPYFAAMKRINRDGPELRPQRLPALSLAEINLDNRLVVDLRSANDFAQASIPGALSLTSGAMLNRWAGWFVPVTSKVVLIGTAEAAKTAQTELSMIGIDQIEGYITPDVLNKWLKTNPTQSYQRVPAANLSEQLDQAFVLDVRTPEEYANGHGAKAVNIPLNELPKRIAEIPNDQPLIVHCQAGGRSPIAMSLLKPHFSQAMVEMSDGWNGWYQLQKERHV, encoded by the coding sequence ATGTTTTTCCAACGGTTGTATCACGATGGTTTAGCCCAAGCAAGTTATTTAGTCGGTTGCCAAAAAACTGGCGAAGCTTTAGTCATTGATCCGCATCGTGATAGTGCAGTCTATTTGAATGCAGCGCAAGCGGCTGGTTTGCGCATCAGCGCAATCACCGAAACTCATATTCACGCCGATTTTGTCTCGGGCAGTCGCGAGTTGGCCCAGATTACAGGCGCAAAACTGTATCTTTCAGCAGCGGGTACAGCGGCTTGGCAATATGCTTTCGCCAGCAGCAGCCCCAATGTGCAGTTGATCAACGATGGCGATAGCTGGATGGTTGGCAATTTGAAGATCGAGGTCTTGCATACCCCAGGCCATACGCCAGAACATATGATTTTTATGCTCACCGACACGCCTGCTGGCGATGAACCAATGGGCATTTTCACCGGCGATTTGTTGTTTGCTGGCGATGTTGGCCGTCCCGACTTGCTCGAAAAAGCCGCTGGAATTCAAGGCACCAGCGAGGCCGGAGCCAAAGATTTGTTCAAATCGTTGCAGCGGGTCGCTGCCTTGCCCGATTTCTTACAAGTTTGGCCAGGCCATGGTTCGGGCAGCGCTTGTGGCAAAGCATTGGGAGCCGTGCCGCAAAGCACCTTGGGCTACGAAAAGAAAGTTAATTGGGCCTTCAAATATCATAACGAAGGCGATTTTGTGGCCGCTGTGCTCGATGGTCAGCCAACGCCACCACCCTATTTCGCTGCGATGAAGCGCATCAACCGTGATGGCCCTGAGTTACGCCCGCAACGTTTGCCAGCCCTCAGCCTTGCCGAAATTAATCTTGATAATCGGTTAGTCGTCGATTTACGTTCGGCCAATGATTTTGCTCAAGCCAGCATTCCAGGCGCACTCAGCCTGACCAGCGGCGCGATGCTCAATCGCTGGGCTGGTTGGTTTGTACCTGTCACAAGCAAGGTTGTGTTAATTGGCACTGCCGAAGCAGCCAAAACAGCCCAAACCGAACTAAGCATGATCGGCATCGACCAAATTGAAGGCTATATCACGCCCGATGTGCTAAACAAATGGCTCAAAACTAATCCAACTCAAAGCTATCAACGGGTGCCAGCCGCCAATTTGAGCGAACAACTTGATCAGGCATTTGTGCTCGATGTGCGCACTCCCGAAGAATATGCCAACGGTCACGGAGCTAAGGCGGTCAACATTCCATTAAATGAATTGCCCAAGCGCATAGCCGAAATTCCCAATGATCAACCGTTGATTGTGCATTGTCAGGCTGGTGGGCGTTCGCCAATCGCCATGAGTTTGCTCAAACCACATTTCAGCCAAGCCATGGTTGAGATGAGCGACGGCTGGAATGGTTGGTATCAATTGCAAAAGGAGCGTCACGTATGA
- a CDS encoding rhodanese-like domain-containing protein: MINELSVQELQVWANQQTIFLIDVREPAEYATGHIKGSTLMPLSQLNNYRNQIPHDLPVVVVCRSGQRSSMAAQWLASNGWSNIYNTRGGMLAWSKAGLPEER, translated from the coding sequence ATGATCAACGAATTAAGCGTGCAAGAGCTACAAGTGTGGGCCAACCAACAAACGATCTTTTTGATCGATGTGCGTGAGCCAGCCGAATATGCCACGGGCCATATCAAAGGCAGCACTTTGATGCCCTTGAGCCAACTCAACAATTATCGTAACCAAATCCCACATGATCTGCCAGTCGTGGTGGTTTGTCGCTCAGGCCAACGCAGCAGCATGGCCGCCCAATGGCTCGCAAGCAATGGCTGGAGCAACATCTATAACACGCGTGGCGGCATGCTGGCTTGGAGCAAAGCTGGCTTACCTGAAGAACGCTAG
- a CDS encoding sulfite exporter TauE/SafE family protein, with amino-acid sequence MSISLIVLALLVGASIGLTLGMLGGGGSILTVPALVYVLGLSAHDATTSSLVIVGLNAAFGAWLNCRRGPCMLRHAFVFGGIGLGAAFLGARVSQYIPEVWLLTMFGSLMLIIGSMMLRPKVQAKTDEQAIAWPAVVMGGLGVGFLTGFLGVGGGFLIVPALVLLLHMPMRTAISSSLIVIALNSSAGILGHLQGSHFDWTLIGLIISGGVVGNLLGTRFAQKVQVQTLQRSFAFFVIALGIFLVIKNFPLA; translated from the coding sequence ATGAGTATAAGTTTGATTGTGCTAGCGCTGCTGGTCGGCGCTAGCATCGGCCTCACCTTGGGAATGTTGGGCGGCGGCGGCTCAATTTTGACCGTACCAGCCTTGGTCTATGTGCTTGGGCTAAGCGCTCACGACGCAACCACCAGTTCATTGGTGATTGTTGGCCTGAACGCCGCTTTTGGCGCATGGCTGAATTGTCGGCGTGGCCCGTGTATGTTGCGTCATGCCTTTGTATTTGGTGGCATCGGATTGGGCGCAGCCTTTTTGGGCGCACGAGTTTCGCAATATATTCCAGAGGTTTGGCTATTGACGATGTTTGGTAGCCTGATGCTGATTATCGGCAGTATGATGTTGCGACCCAAAGTTCAAGCCAAAACTGACGAACAAGCGATCGCCTGGCCAGCAGTGGTTATGGGCGGGCTAGGCGTTGGCTTTTTGACCGGATTCTTGGGTGTTGGCGGCGGATTTTTGATTGTGCCAGCTTTAGTGTTATTGCTGCATATGCCAATGCGCACCGCCATTAGCTCATCGCTGATTGTGATTGCACTAAATAGTAGCGCTGGCATTTTGGGCCATTTGCAGGGCAGCCATTTTGATTGGACACTGATTGGCTTGATTATCAGCGGCGGCGTAGTTGGCAATTTACTGGGAACCCGCTTCGCTCAAAAAGTTCAAGTTCAAACCCTGCAACGTAGCTTTGCCTTCTTCGTGATTGCCCTCGGCATCTTCCTCGTGATTAAAAACTTCCCCTTAGCTTAA
- a CDS encoding NADH-quinone oxidoreductase subunit D encodes MSYVLPLGPFHPDWQTPMRMVLRVEGEQIADVEFRDGYTNRGISERLTRTTIPQGLHLVSHICAADSHSHSLGFCLALEQLLKINTSERAAALRLLACEVERATVHLSTMKEVLTILGLQRDADHVQKLHHGLFEVMQHLCGTSSPPNYIVPGGVRQDLSSTEQESMALQFRRLERLMYRFVDRFIDHRGVLRRCVGVGVLSREAAEQFGVRGPMARAAGIGFDARIDRAYGAYAQFPPSRVTQERGDVYARLVIFSLEAFESLKLAIRVLANLPSGDWAGNAPDSVPQGSVTSNIESARGTLRYTVQSNGVKLTSVRIDAPRQFDRLIARTILAGMNIDDAPLIIASASACTACSEE; translated from the coding sequence TTGAGCTACGTTTTACCGCTTGGCCCGTTTCACCCCGACTGGCAAACCCCGATGCGCATGGTCTTACGGGTTGAGGGCGAACAGATTGCTGATGTTGAATTTCGTGATGGCTACACCAATCGCGGCATTAGCGAGCGTTTGACGCGCACCACCATTCCTCAGGGATTACACCTTGTGAGCCATATTTGTGCCGCTGATAGCCATTCCCACTCGTTGGGTTTTTGCTTGGCACTCGAGCAATTGCTTAAAATTAATACTTCGGAGCGAGCTGCTGCCTTGCGCTTGCTTGCCTGCGAAGTCGAACGCGCCACCGTCCATCTCAGTACAATGAAAGAAGTGCTGACGATTTTGGGCTTGCAACGTGATGCTGACCATGTACAAAAGCTGCATCATGGCTTATTTGAAGTAATGCAACACTTATGCGGCACGAGTTCGCCGCCCAACTATATTGTGCCAGGTGGCGTGCGCCAAGATCTCAGCAGCACCGAACAAGAATCGATGGCCTTGCAATTTCGCCGCCTCGAACGCTTGATGTATCGCTTCGTTGATCGCTTTATCGATCATCGCGGGGTTTTGCGGCGTTGCGTGGGCGTTGGCGTGCTCAGTCGCGAGGCTGCCGAACAATTTGGGGTGCGTGGGCCAATGGCGCGGGCCGCAGGCATCGGCTTCGATGCCCGAATTGATCGCGCCTATGGTGCTTATGCTCAGTTTCCACCAAGCCGCGTAACCCAAGAGCGCGGCGACGTTTATGCCCGCTTGGTGATTTTTTCGCTAGAAGCATTTGAAAGCCTTAAATTGGCAATTCGGGTGCTGGCCAATTTGCCCAGTGGCGATTGGGCTGGCAACGCACCCGATAGCGTACCCCAAGGCAGCGTTACCTCGAATATCGAATCGGCGCGGGGCACGCTACGCTATACCGTCCAAAGCAATGGGGTCAAATTAACTAGCGTGCGAATCGATGCACCACGCCAATTTGATCGCTTGATTGCCCGCACCATCTTGGCCGGAATGAACATCGACGACGCACCCTTAATTATCGCCTCGGCAAGTGCTTGCACTGCCTGTAGCGAAGAATAA
- the thpR gene encoding RNA 2',3'-cyclic phosphodiesterase gives MSEQWRCFVALDLPEPIQAQLLAIQAELQQLGLPIRWSKPENLHLTLQFLGNVAVELLPDLQTKLTHALAEQTAPTLNCNTWGYFPNASQPQVVWAGFEQWPNDLLQLQQAVVDCSSQIGIIAETRPWHPHITLGYIKERLTKHQIEQLSNQLQASQWPATPAIYPTCQLIRSITQPQASSYQTLEIWRIDHA, from the coding sequence ATGAGCGAGCAATGGCGGTGTTTTGTAGCGCTCGATTTGCCCGAGCCAATTCAGGCGCAACTCTTGGCGATCCAAGCCGAATTACAGCAATTGGGCTTGCCAATTCGTTGGAGCAAGCCCGAAAATCTGCATTTAACTTTGCAATTTTTGGGCAATGTAGCAGTTGAATTATTGCCCGATTTACAAACCAAGCTAACGCATGCCCTCGCTGAGCAAACTGCGCCAACTCTGAATTGCAATACATGGGGCTATTTTCCCAATGCCAGCCAACCGCAAGTCGTTTGGGCAGGTTTTGAGCAATGGCCCAACGATTTACTGCAACTTCAGCAAGCAGTCGTTGACTGCAGTAGCCAAATTGGCATCATTGCCGAAACCCGCCCATGGCATCCCCACATCACCTTGGGCTACATCAAAGAGCGTTTAACCAAACACCAAATTGAGCAATTATCAAATCAATTGCAAGCCAGCCAATGGCCAGCAACACCAGCGATCTACCCAACTTGTCAACTTATACGCAGCATAACTCAACCCCAAGCCAGCAGCTACCAAACCCTAGAGATATGGAGAATCGATCATGCGTGA
- a CDS encoding DUF2029 domain-containing protein: protein MRDYRSMLTLTNFIIGFFLLLSGFLLGFDPASSDYPSFYMAGEIIKADQADLLYDMPTQAIYQAPYREFNPSVVSDLLIYVNPPHTAIFMVPLTWIPFTISFFVWYAINLGILAYVIWLIWNDLGTTEKANKWLIVSAIFGFHTIATVLYLGTFSILMLLATYQIYRSTQREQWFKAAFWLFLATFKFQFVLFIGLWLVLQRYWRALFWFALISLGFVGLSSLIWGWAMWPNYLASGNTMLNLFDQNGIKPSQTYTLRGTLALWFGPENKPLINTASQIGLGLAALGFAGLIWRSAKHPLQQAWNYSLAVTLGALFSLHMYGHDAMLYITPVLLLFQLYQQRQQPTWLPKYCLALPWLSLVGNSILLNGELGIRLPTLVAASLLIVIIRLRQLYQSIELKPATPS from the coding sequence ATGCGTGATTATCGTTCAATGCTCACCTTGACCAATTTTATTATCGGCTTCTTTTTATTACTGAGTGGCTTTTTACTGGGCTTTGATCCAGCATCCTCGGATTATCCGAGTTTTTATATGGCTGGTGAAATTATTAAGGCCGATCAGGCCGATTTGCTGTATGACATGCCGACCCAAGCAATCTATCAAGCGCCATATCGTGAGTTTAATCCAAGTGTTGTTAGTGATCTATTAATTTATGTCAACCCGCCGCATACTGCTATTTTTATGGTTCCATTGACTTGGATTCCCTTTACAATCTCGTTTTTTGTTTGGTATGCGATTAACCTTGGCATTCTAGCCTATGTGATTTGGCTAATTTGGAATGACCTTGGCACAACTGAAAAAGCCAATAAATGGCTGATTGTGAGCGCAATTTTTGGGTTTCACACGATCGCCACAGTATTGTATCTCGGCACATTTTCGATTCTCATGCTGTTGGCAACCTATCAAATTTATCGTTCAACCCAACGTGAGCAATGGTTTAAAGCCGCTTTTTGGCTATTTTTAGCAACGTTTAAATTTCAATTCGTGCTCTTTATCGGTTTATGGCTGGTTCTTCAACGCTATTGGCGAGCCTTATTCTGGTTTGCCTTGATCAGCCTTGGGTTTGTTGGCCTCAGCAGTTTAATTTGGGGCTGGGCGATGTGGCCAAATTATTTAGCTAGCGGCAACACCATGCTCAATCTATTTGATCAAAATGGGATCAAACCAAGCCAAACCTATACGTTGCGGGGAACTTTAGCCCTGTGGTTTGGCCCAGAAAACAAACCATTGATCAATACAGCTTCACAAATTGGCTTAGGCTTAGCAGCATTGGGTTTTGCTGGGCTAATCTGGCGTTCGGCCAAACATCCGCTGCAACAAGCCTGGAATTATAGCCTAGCTGTAACCTTGGGTGCATTGTTTTCGTTGCATATGTATGGTCACGATGCCATGCTCTATATCACGCCAGTGTTGTTGCTGTTCCAACTTTATCAACAACGCCAACAACCAACGTGGTTACCAAAATATTGTTTAGCCTTGCCATGGCTCAGTTTAGTTGGCAATTCGATTCTGTTGAATGGTGAATTGGGCATACGCTTACCCACCTTGGTTGCGGCCAGTTTGTTAATTGTGATTATTCGTTTGCGCCAACTCTATCAATCGATCGAGCTTAAGCCAGCAACACCCAGCTAA